A genomic region of Streptococcus suis contains the following coding sequences:
- the tyrS gene encoding tyrosine--tRNA ligase has protein sequence MNIFEELKARGLVFQTTDEEALVKALTEGQVSYYSGYDPTADSLHLGHLVPILVCRHLQLAGHKPYALVGGATGLIGDPSFKDAERSLQTKDTVDGWVDKIQGQLSRFLDFENGDNKAEMVNNYDWFSDISFIDFLRDVGKYYTVNYMMSKDSVKKRIETGISYTEFAYQIMQGYDFYELNDKHNVTLQIGGSDQWGNMTAGTELLRRKADKSGHVMTVPLITDSTGKKFGKSEGNAVWLDADKTSPYEMYQFWLNVMDDDAVRFLKIFTFLSLDEIAEIGKQFDAARHERLAQKILAKEVVTLVHGEEAYNQALNITEQLFAGNIKNLSAKELKQGLSNVPNYAVQAEDNLNIVELLVTSGIVNSKRQAREDVANGAIYVNGERVQDLDYTLSDSDKIDGELTVIRRGKKKYSVLTY, from the coding sequence ATGAACATTTTTGAAGAACTAAAAGCACGTGGCTTGGTCTTTCAAACGACTGATGAAGAAGCCCTAGTAAAAGCATTAACAGAAGGGCAAGTATCCTATTATTCTGGCTATGACCCAACTGCCGACAGCCTGCATTTGGGGCATTTGGTACCAATCCTCGTCTGCCGTCACTTGCAATTAGCAGGGCACAAACCTTACGCTCTAGTTGGTGGAGCTACTGGTCTGATTGGCGACCCTTCCTTCAAGGATGCGGAGCGGAGTTTGCAGACCAAAGACACCGTGGACGGTTGGGTTGATAAAATCCAAGGTCAACTCTCTCGCTTCTTGGATTTTGAAAATGGTGACAACAAGGCTGAAATGGTCAACAACTACGACTGGTTCTCAGACATCAGCTTTATCGACTTCCTCCGTGATGTTGGTAAATACTACACAGTCAACTACATGATGAGCAAGGACTCTGTGAAAAAACGGATTGAAACAGGGATTTCCTACACCGAGTTTGCTTACCAAATCATGCAGGGGTATGACTTCTACGAGCTCAATGACAAGCATAATGTAACCCTCCAAATCGGTGGTTCTGACCAGTGGGGCAACATGACAGCAGGTACTGAATTGCTTCGCCGTAAGGCCGACAAGTCTGGCCACGTCATGACTGTTCCCCTCATCACCGACTCAACAGGTAAGAAGTTTGGTAAGTCGGAAGGTAACGCTGTTTGGCTCGATGCCGACAAGACTTCTCCGTATGAAATGTACCAATTCTGGCTCAATGTCATGGACGACGATGCCGTTCGTTTCTTGAAAATCTTTACCTTCTTGTCACTGGATGAGATTGCTGAAATCGGGAAACAATTTGACGCAGCCCGTCATGAACGTCTGGCTCAGAAGATCTTGGCTAAGGAAGTCGTGACATTGGTCCACGGTGAAGAAGCCTATAACCAAGCCCTTAACATCACCGAGCAATTGTTCGCTGGCAATATCAAAAACCTATCCGCAAAAGAGCTCAAGCAGGGTCTCAGCAACGTTCCAAACTACGCTGTACAGGCTGAAGACAACCTTAACATCGTTGAACTCTTGGTTACCTCTGGTATTGTCAACTCAAAACGCCAAGCTCGTGAAGACGTAGCAAATGGTGCGATTTATGTCAATGGTGAGCGTGTGCAAGACTTGGACTACACTCTTTCTGACAGCGACAAAATCGACGGCGAGTTGACCGTTATCCGTCGTGGTAAGAAGAAATATTCTGTTTTGACTTATTAA
- a CDS encoding HIT family protein yields the protein MTCIFCHQLNDNDILYQTEHFKVVWDIDPIQTGHLLIISKEHYDTLHQVPPAVRYELSDLEVLLTEKLCQILAIDGVTIACNDRLFDAGTHFHVHLIPRFQSDGFWDQISLAQVQLDLTHFLKAL from the coding sequence ATGACCTGCATTTTTTGTCACCAACTCAATGATAATGACATTCTCTACCAGACGGAGCATTTCAAGGTCGTCTGGGATATTGACCCTATTCAAACAGGACATCTGCTGATTATCAGCAAGGAACACTATGACACGCTCCACCAAGTCCCTCCTGCTGTTCGCTATGAGCTATCAGACTTGGAAGTCTTGTTGACTGAAAAACTCTGTCAAATATTGGCAATTGACGGCGTGACCATAGCCTGCAACGATCGCTTGTTTGATGCTGGCACCCATTTCCATGTCCACCTGATTCCACGCTTTCAATCAGACGGCTTCTGGGACCAAATTTCACTTGCACAAGTGCAACTGGATCTGACTCACTTTCTCAAAGCATTATAA
- the rpoB gene encoding DNA-directed RNA polymerase subunit beta: MAGHEVQYGKHRTRRSFSRIKEVLDLPNLIEIQTDSFQDFLDYGLKEVFEDVLPVSNFTDTMELEFVGYELKEPKYTLEEARAHDANYSAPIYVTFRLVNKETGEIKTQEVFFGEFPIMTEMGTFIINGAERIIVSQLVRSPGVYFNDKVDKNGKVGYGSTVIPNRGAWLELETDSKDIAYTRIDRTRKIPFTTLVRALGFSGDDEIFDIFGDSELVRNTIEKDIHKNPADSRTDEALKEIYERLRPGEPKTAESSRSLLTARFFDPRRYDLAPVGRYKINKKLNLRTRLLNQTLAEHVINGETGEIVLEAGTVLSRDVLEKVEAQFDELNLVEYIPNDNAVLLEPVLLQKFKIVAPKDPERVVTVIGNANPAENVRTVTPADILAEMSYFLNLAEGLGRVDDIDHLGNRRIRAVGELLANQVRIGLTRMERNLRERMSVQDNEVLTPQQIINIRPVTAAIKEFFGSSQLSQFMDQHNPLSELSHKRRLSALGPGGLTRDRAGYEVRDVHYTHYGRMCPIETPEGPNIGLINNLSSYGHLNKYGFIQTPYRKIDRATGTVTNEIVWLTADEEDAYIVAQSTSPLDENNRFVDKIVMGRHQGNNQEFPADSADFMDVSPKQVVAVATACIPFLENDDSNRALMGANMQRQAVPLIDPKAPYVGTGMEYQAAHDSGAAIIAQHDGKVVYADADKVEVRREDGSLDVYHISKFRRSNSGTAYNQRTLVKLGDIVEKGDFIADGPSMENGEMALGQNPIVAYMTWEGYNFEDAVIMSERLVKDDVYTSVHLEEYESETRDTKLGPEEITREIPNVGEDALRNLDEMGIIRIGAEVKEGDILVGKVTPKGEKDLSAEERLLHAIFGDKSREVRDTSLRVPHGADGVVRDVKIFTRANGDELQSGVNMLVRVYIAQKRKIKVGDKMAGRHGNKGVVSRIVPVEDMPYLPDGTPVDIMLNPLGVPSRMNIGQVMELHLGMAARNLGIHIATPVFDGASSEDLWSTVKEAGMDSDAKTILYDGRTGEPFDNRVSVGVMYMIKLHHMVDDKLHARSVGPYSLVTQQPLGGKAQFGGQRFGEMEVWALEAYGASNVLQEILTYKSDDVTGRLKAYEAITKGKPIPKPGVPESFRVLVKELQSLGLDMRVLDEDNNEVELRDLDEGEDDDIIHVDDLEKARAKAAADAAAAFAAEEAEGKE; encoded by the coding sequence TTGGCAGGACATGAAGTTCAGTACGGTAAGCACCGTACCCGTCGTAGTTTTTCAAGAATCAAGGAAGTTCTTGATTTACCAAATTTGATTGAAATCCAAACGGACTCTTTCCAAGACTTTTTAGATTATGGTTTGAAAGAAGTCTTTGAAGATGTACTTCCAGTTTCAAACTTTACGGATACCATGGAATTGGAATTCGTTGGTTATGAATTGAAAGAACCTAAATATACATTGGAAGAGGCGCGTGCGCATGATGCGAACTACTCAGCTCCAATTTATGTAACTTTCCGTCTGGTGAATAAAGAAACTGGCGAGATCAAGACGCAAGAAGTCTTCTTCGGTGAGTTTCCAATCATGACTGAAATGGGTACCTTCATCATCAACGGTGCAGAGCGTATCATCGTTTCTCAGTTGGTTCGTTCACCAGGTGTCTACTTCAATGATAAAGTAGATAAGAATGGTAAAGTAGGTTATGGTTCAACGGTTATCCCTAACCGTGGAGCTTGGTTGGAATTGGAAACAGACTCAAAAGACATTGCCTACACTCGTATTGACCGTACGCGTAAGATTCCATTCACAACGCTTGTTCGTGCGCTTGGTTTCTCAGGCGATGATGAAATCTTTGACATCTTCGGTGATAGCGAATTGGTTCGCAATACCATTGAAAAAGATATTCATAAAAACCCAGCAGATTCTCGTACGGATGAAGCGCTTAAGGAAATCTATGAGCGCCTTCGTCCAGGTGAACCAAAGACAGCTGAAAGCTCTCGTAGTCTTTTGACAGCTCGTTTCTTTGACCCACGTCGTTACGATTTGGCACCTGTTGGTCGTTATAAAATCAATAAAAAACTCAACCTCCGTACTCGTTTGCTCAACCAAACACTTGCTGAGCATGTGATTAACGGTGAGACAGGCGAAATCGTCTTGGAAGCTGGTACTGTATTGAGTCGTGATGTGCTTGAAAAAGTGGAAGCACAATTTGATGAGCTCAACTTGGTAGAGTATATTCCAAATGACAATGCTGTTCTTCTTGAGCCAGTTCTTTTGCAGAAATTCAAGATTGTAGCTCCTAAGGATCCAGAACGTGTTGTGACGGTGATTGGTAATGCGAATCCGGCGGAAAACGTACGTACAGTAACACCTGCGGACATCTTGGCAGAGATGAGCTACTTCCTCAATTTGGCTGAAGGTCTTGGTCGTGTAGATGATATTGACCACTTGGGTAACCGTCGAATTCGTGCCGTTGGTGAATTGCTTGCTAACCAAGTACGTATCGGTTTGACTCGTATGGAACGTAACTTGCGTGAGCGTATGTCTGTTCAAGACAATGAAGTATTGACGCCACAACAAATCATCAATATCCGCCCTGTTACAGCCGCAATCAAAGAATTCTTTGGTTCATCTCAGTTGTCACAGTTCATGGACCAACACAACCCACTTTCTGAGTTGTCTCACAAACGCCGTTTGTCAGCCTTGGGACCTGGTGGTTTGACTCGTGACCGTGCTGGTTATGAGGTTCGAGACGTTCACTACACTCACTATGGTCGTATGTGTCCGATTGAAACGCCTGAGGGACCAAACATCGGTTTGATTAACAACTTGTCTTCTTATGGTCATCTCAACAAGTATGGCTTCATCCAAACACCATACCGCAAGATTGACCGTGCAACTGGTACAGTTACAAACGAAATCGTTTGGTTGACAGCGGATGAAGAAGATGCCTACATCGTAGCACAATCAACATCACCACTTGATGAAAACAACCGTTTCGTTGATAAGATTGTAATGGGACGTCACCAAGGTAACAACCAAGAGTTCCCAGCAGATTCAGCAGACTTCATGGACGTTTCTCCTAAGCAGGTAGTTGCCGTTGCGACAGCATGTATTCCTTTCTTGGAAAACGATGACTCCAACCGTGCCCTCATGGGTGCCAACATGCAACGTCAGGCTGTTCCATTGATTGATCCAAAAGCGCCTTACGTTGGTACTGGTATGGAATACCAGGCTGCCCATGACTCAGGTGCAGCAATCATCGCTCAACACGATGGTAAGGTTGTTTACGCAGATGCGGACAAGGTAGAAGTGCGTCGTGAAGATGGATCGCTTGATGTCTACCACATTTCTAAATTCCGTCGTTCAAACTCTGGTACTGCCTACAACCAACGTACCCTTGTAAAATTGGGCGACATCGTAGAAAAAGGCGACTTCATCGCAGATGGACCTTCTATGGAAAATGGGGAAATGGCTCTTGGTCAAAACCCTATCGTTGCCTACATGACGTGGGAAGGTTACAACTTCGAGGATGCGGTTATCATGTCTGAACGCCTTGTGAAAGACGATGTGTATACATCTGTTCACTTGGAAGAATACGAATCAGAAACACGCGATACCAAGTTAGGCCCTGAAGAAATCACTCGCGAAATTCCAAACGTTGGTGAAGATGCTCTTCGCAACTTGGATGAAATGGGTATTATCCGTATCGGTGCGGAAGTTAAAGAGGGCGATATTCTTGTTGGTAAAGTCACACCAAAAGGTGAAAAAGATCTTTCTGCTGAAGAGCGCCTCTTGCACGCTATCTTCGGTGACAAGTCACGTGAAGTACGTGATACATCTCTTCGTGTACCTCACGGTGCCGATGGTGTCGTTCGTGATGTGAAAATCTTTACTCGTGCCAACGGTGATGAATTGCAATCAGGTGTTAACATGTTGGTTCGTGTTTACATCGCTCAAAAACGTAAGATCAAGGTCGGAGATAAGATGGCCGGTCGTCACGGTAACAAGGGTGTCGTTTCACGTATTGTACCTGTTGAGGATATGCCATACCTTCCAGACGGAACACCAGTTGACATCATGTTGAACCCACTCGGGGTGCCATCACGTATGAACATCGGTCAGGTTATGGAACTTCACTTGGGTATGGCGGCTCGCAACTTGGGCATTCATATCGCAACACCAGTTTTCGATGGTGCAAGTTCAGAAGACCTCTGGTCAACTGTTAAAGAAGCAGGTATGGATTCAGATGCCAAAACCATTCTTTACGATGGACGTACAGGTGAGCCATTTGACAACCGTGTATCTGTCGGTGTCATGTACATGATCAAGCTTCACCACATGGTTGATGACAAACTTCACGCCCGCTCAGTCGGACCATACTCACTCGTTACCCAACAGCCACTCGGAGGTAAGGCTCAGTTTGGTGGTCAGCGTTTCGGTGAGATGGAGGTTTGGGCCCTTGAAGCCTACGGTGCTTCTAACGTCCTTCAAGAAATCTTGACCTACAAGTCAGATGATGTGACAGGCCGTCTTAAAGCCTATGAAGCCATCACCAAAGGTAAACCAATTCCAAAACCAGGTGTTCCAGAATCATTCCGCGTTCTTGTCAAAGAATTGCAATCACTTGGTTTGGATATGCGTGTCCTTGATGAAGACAACAATGAAGTAGAATTGCGTGACCTTGATGAAGGTGAAGATGATGACATCATCCACGTAGATGATCTTGAAAAAGCACGTGCAAAAGCCGCAGCTGATGCAGCCGCAGCCTTTGCAGCAGAAGAAGCAGAAGGCAAAGAATAA
- the pbp1b gene encoding penicillin-binding protein PBP1B — protein sequence MATKSDKQDFKKKISALGLGDVVGVFLRTLKLLFNSVAVLVFLFGLFGAGIGIGFVVSLFDDVKIPKTEELVAKVSEVSRISTVTYSDGSLVSEVNSDLLRVPITSEEVSNYLKQAVIATEDETFETHNGVVPKAVLRAALGSVGLGSSSGGSTLTQQLIKQQLVGDAPTFTRKANEIVSALALERNMTKEEILTIYLNVSPFGRNNQGRNIAGVEAAAQGIFGKPAKDLTVPQAAFIAGLPQSPIVYSPYASDGTRKSDEDMVYGIERYQDVLFNMYRASFLTKEEYETYKAYDIKQDFIAPAPVMADTKDYLYYEVMEEAQEVMFDYLVKRDKVSENDLKNDETKASYEELAKQELSQGGYTIKSTVDQGIYAAMQSVVANYGSVLDDGNEYVETGSVLIDNATGAILGFVGGRDYATNQNNHAFDTLRSPASTIKPLLAYGIAIDQGLIGSASILSDYPTNFSSGQPIMYGSGRGTGMMNLQTAIDRSVNIPAFWTYKMMRNAGVDAKAYMDKMNYHIPMYDIESVPLGGGVEISVLTNTNAYQTLANGGVYNKHYIVESITASDGTVVYQHEAAPVQVYSKATASIMNQLLRQVVNSGYTTTFKSRLSGLNPQAASSDFVGKTGTSNEVNDVWLMLSTPRVTLGTWAGNDDNSEMYVWTGYHNNSQYVAHMVDALYNVNADMFAGKFELDSSVIASSVVASTGQRAGTTQVNGRQVTVGGAMTTSYWAKNGAPVTSYNFMVGGTDSDRAQAWNTIIGSQTPTSSSSTQRSSSTRTSTSSSANNTNQSSETQTATSEQANNDSP from the coding sequence ATGGCGACTAAATCAGATAAGCAAGATTTTAAAAAGAAAATCAGTGCCCTAGGCTTAGGGGATGTAGTGGGAGTTTTCCTTCGGACGCTGAAATTATTATTCAATTCAGTAGCAGTCTTGGTCTTCCTATTCGGTCTTTTTGGTGCGGGTATAGGAATTGGTTTCGTGGTTAGTCTTTTCGATGACGTTAAGATTCCCAAAACAGAGGAACTGGTAGCGAAGGTTTCAGAAGTTAGTCGGATTTCCACCGTTACCTATTCGGATGGTAGCTTGGTGTCGGAAGTTAATTCAGATTTGCTTCGTGTACCCATTACTTCGGAAGAGGTCTCTAATTATCTAAAACAGGCTGTAATTGCGACAGAGGATGAAACATTTGAAACCCACAATGGGGTTGTGCCTAAGGCTGTTTTGCGTGCGGCACTGGGATCAGTTGGTCTAGGTTCATCTAGCGGTGGTTCAACCTTGACGCAGCAATTGATAAAACAGCAACTTGTCGGAGATGCTCCAACCTTTACGCGTAAGGCTAATGAGATTGTTTCGGCTTTGGCATTAGAGCGGAATATGACCAAGGAAGAGATTTTAACCATTTACCTAAATGTTTCTCCATTTGGTCGAAATAATCAGGGACGAAATATTGCAGGGGTAGAAGCTGCGGCTCAGGGAATTTTTGGTAAACCAGCGAAAGACTTGACTGTTCCGCAGGCTGCTTTTATTGCAGGCTTACCGCAAAGTCCGATTGTTTATTCTCCCTATGCATCAGATGGAACACGTAAATCAGATGAAGATATGGTTTACGGTATTGAACGCTATCAAGATGTTCTCTTTAATATGTATCGGGCGTCATTCTTGACCAAGGAAGAATACGAAACCTACAAAGCTTACGATATTAAACAAGATTTTATTGCTCCAGCTCCTGTAATGGCGGATACGAAAGATTATCTCTACTACGAGGTCATGGAAGAAGCGCAAGAGGTTATGTTTGATTATCTTGTAAAACGCGATAAGGTTTCTGAAAATGACTTGAAAAACGATGAAACTAAGGCTTCATATGAAGAATTGGCTAAGCAAGAATTGAGTCAGGGCGGCTATACGATTAAGAGTACCGTTGATCAAGGAATCTATGCGGCGATGCAGTCTGTTGTGGCAAACTATGGATCTGTTTTGGATGATGGAAACGAATATGTCGAGACAGGTAGTGTGTTAATTGATAATGCCACGGGAGCCATTTTAGGATTTGTGGGTGGTCGCGATTATGCAACCAACCAAAATAACCATGCCTTTGATACTCTTCGTTCGCCAGCGTCAACCATCAAGCCTCTGTTAGCTTACGGTATTGCGATTGATCAAGGTTTGATAGGTTCTGCCAGCATCCTTTCAGATTATCCAACGAACTTTTCAAGTGGACAACCGATTATGTATGGTTCAGGACGTGGTACTGGCATGATGAACTTACAGACGGCTATTGACCGTTCTGTTAACATTCCTGCTTTTTGGACCTATAAGATGATGAGAAATGCAGGTGTAGATGCCAAAGCGTACATGGATAAAATGAATTATCATATTCCTATGTACGATATTGAAAGTGTACCGTTGGGCGGTGGTGTTGAAATTTCAGTATTGACAAATACAAATGCCTATCAAACTTTGGCAAATGGTGGTGTTTATAACAAACATTACATTGTTGAAAGCATTACTGCCTCTGATGGAACAGTAGTGTATCAGCATGAAGCTGCTCCGGTTCAGGTCTATTCTAAAGCAACTGCAAGTATTATGAACCAGCTTTTGAGACAGGTTGTCAACTCTGGGTATACTACGACGTTCAAGAGTCGATTGAGTGGTTTAAACCCACAGGCAGCATCGTCTGATTTCGTCGGTAAGACGGGAACAAGTAATGAAGTCAATGACGTGTGGCTCATGCTATCAACCCCTAGAGTAACTTTAGGTACCTGGGCTGGGAATGATGATAACTCAGAAATGTATGTCTGGACTGGCTACCACAATAATTCACAATATGTGGCCCATATGGTTGATGCACTTTACAATGTTAATGCGGATATGTTCGCAGGAAAATTTGAATTAGACAGTAGTGTTATTGCTTCTAGCGTCGTTGCTTCTACAGGTCAACGTGCAGGGACGACACAGGTAAATGGGCGCCAAGTAACAGTTGGCGGTGCGATGACAACTAGTTATTGGGCTAAAAATGGTGCACCAGTAACGAGTTATAACTTCATGGTTGGGGGGACAGATAGTGACCGAGCACAGGCTTGGAATACAATTATCGGCTCGCAAACACCAACATCAAGTAGCTCAACCCAACGAAGCAGTTCAACTCGGACTAGCACGAGTTCTTCAGCTAATAACACGAACCAGTCATCAGAAACGCAAACAGCAACTAGTGAGCAAGCGAATAATGATTCACCTTGA